Proteins from a single region of Flavobacterium sp. K5-23:
- a CDS encoding glycosyltransferase family 2 protein, protein MPKFSIITINYNNLDGLKRTIESVVNQTWQEFEYIVIDGGSSDGSSAYIESQSTNIDFWVSESDKGIYNAMNKGIKVANGEYLLFLNSGDHFYDNRVLEKFHSLIGEFDLIYFDEYRVGERLSEIVKYPSKLNFSNLYLSSLSHPNTFINKNLFDKVGLYDESLRIVSDWKFSILALFKYNCTYLKVDGVLSVFYLDGISFLEDNSKERNKVLNDYFKPFVDDYEEFVRNRNELNHNKSILQSNRFKMLFEIEKTKGGMKIVSLFFRIYIIFFSKEKIKDVLN, encoded by the coding sequence ATGCCTAAATTCTCCATCATCACTATCAACTACAATAATCTAGACGGGTTAAAACGTACTATCGAAAGTGTGGTCAATCAAACCTGGCAAGAGTTTGAGTACATTGTTATTGATGGAGGTTCTTCTGATGGTAGTTCCGCTTATATTGAAAGTCAAAGTACAAACATTGATTTTTGGGTAAGTGAATCTGATAAAGGTATTTATAACGCCATGAATAAAGGAATTAAGGTAGCCAATGGGGAATATTTGCTGTTTTTGAATAGTGGGGATCATTTTTACGACAATCGAGTTCTAGAAAAATTCCATTCCTTAATAGGGGAATTTGATTTAATATATTTTGATGAATATAGAGTAGGTGAACGACTTTCTGAAATTGTTAAATACCCGAGTAAATTAAACTTTTCGAATCTTTATTTAAGCTCATTGTCTCATCCCAATACTTTTATTAACAAAAACTTGTTTGATAAAGTTGGTCTTTATGATGAGAGTTTGAGAATTGTATCCGATTGGAAGTTTTCTATATTGGCATTATTTAAGTACAACTGTACCTATTTGAAAGTAGATGGTGTGCTTTCTGTTTTTTATTTAGATGGTATTAGTTTTTTAGAAGATAATTCTAAAGAGAGAAATAAAGTCTTAAATGATTATTTTAAGCCGTTTGTTGATGATTATGAAGAGTTTGTCCGTAATAGAAATGAGTTAAATCATAATAAATCAATTTTGCAATCTAATAGATTTAAAATGCTATTTGAAATTGAAAAAACAAAAGGGGGGATGAAGATTGTTTCACTTTTTTTTAGAATCTATATTATTTTTTTCTCAAAGGAAAAAATAAAAGATGTTTTGAAT